ACCCCCGGCGGGGGTCTGGAAGCGGACGAGGACGTCCGCACGGGCGCGGTCCGCGAACTGCAGGAGGAGACCGGCCTGCTCGTGGACCCGGCCGACTTCGAAGGCCCGGTCTTCGAGGAGGAGATCTCCTACCCGACGACGAACGGCACCCAGCGTCAGCGGCAGCAGTACTTCGTGCTCCGGCGGGCCGAGTTCGAGATCGATCGCGGCGCCCAGACCGACTGGGAGCGTGAGTTCATGGGCGAGGCGCGCTGGTGGACCAGCACCGAACTGCGGGCGACCCCGGAGACGGTCTACCCTCCGAACCTTGCCGATCTGCTCGACGGGCTCGAGGCCGACCTGCTCGACGGGCTCGAGAAGGAGGCCTGACCGTGCTCGTGCCCCCGCGGGCCGTCGTCCGCCGCGACGGCGGTCTGTACGCGCTGGAACGGACGCTGCGCCGGCGCGGTTTCGCCCGGGTCGCCGGCGCCGACGAGGCCGGTCGTGGCGCCTGCGCCGGTCCGCTGGTCGTCGCCGCGGCGATCCTGCCGCCCGGGCCGCGCGGTGAGGTGCCGGGCCTGGCCGACTCCAAGCTGCTGACCCCGGCCGCCCGCGAGCGCGTCTACGACGAGGTCCTGAAGCGGGCCGAGGCGTTCTCGGTGGTGGTCGTGCCCCCGGGCGAGGTCGACAGCCGTGGCCTGCACCGCAGCAACATCGACGCGATGCGCCGGTCGGTCGAACAGCTCTCGGTCCGGCCCGACTACATGCTCACCGACGGGTTCAGCGTCGCCGGGCTCGGGCTGCCCGGCCTGGCCGTCTGGAAGGGCGACCGGGTGGCCGCCTGCATCGCCGCGGCGAGCGTCCTGGCCAAGGTGACGCGGGACCGGATCATGACCGAGTTGCACGAGACATATCCGTGTTATGACTTCGCCCAGCACAAGGGCTACGTGACCGCGTCGCACGCGGAGGCGCTCGCGCTGCACGGCCCGTGTCCCGAGCACCGGATGTCGTACGCGAACGTCGCAGCGGTGGGACGCGGGGCTGGCGCTCTGGTGCCGGTGGCGGTGAGCCACAATGGTCTGGTGGAGGACGAAGTATGAGCGCTGAGGATCTCGAGAAGTACGAGACCGAGATGGAGCTGCAGCTCTATCGCGAGTACCGCGACATCGTCCGCCAGTTCTCCTACGTCGTGGAGACCGAGCGTCGCTTCTACCTGGCGAACTCGGTCGACCTGCAGGTGCGCAACGCCGACGGCGAGGTGTACTTCGAGGTCGCGATGTCCGACGCCTGGGTCTGGGACATGTACCGGCCGGCTCGGTTCGTGAAGAACGTCCGGGTCGTGACGTTCAAGGACGTCAACGTCGAGGAGCTCGACAAGCCCGACATCTCGCTGCCGGGCGGCGGTTCGTTCGGTTCCTGATCGGGGTACGGCAGGGCCATGGACGAGAACTCGTACGCGGACGGCCCGCCGCCGACCATGCCGTCGGAAGCCCGCACCGGGGCCGTCGAGCAGGCCGATCCGGTGGACGCTTCGGCCGATGGCGCCGGCGGGGTGCCGCCGGGCACCGCGCCGGAGGTGGAAGCCGCGCTCGGGACGTCCGAGTCGCTGAAGCCGGTGGACGGGGTGCACACGCCGGACATCGGGCCCGGCGGCGAGGACATCGACACGGCCGAGTGGCCGCTGGCCGGCAGGCCGGACGCGGCGCGCTAGCGGCGGCTCAGTCGGCGCCGCTGGCCGGCAGGCCGGACGCGGCGCGCTAGCGACGGCTCAGTCGGCCGGCATCTCCAGGGGAGTCGCCAGGTCGGCGTGGGCGTACGTGGCGAACGACTCGTACAGCTCCTCGAACTTGAGCAGGGCGGCGACGAACTCCTGCTCGCGGTCGGCGTCGCGGGGCGCGCGGGAGAGCCGTGCGGCGTAGTAGTTCACGGTCGGGACGTGCATGAGCAGGTCGCTCAGCCTCCTGGAGGCCTCCGGGCCGCCGTGGGCCGACACCCCGGCCAGCAGCGGTGCCGACCGCTCGATGTCCGGCGGCAGGAACTCGGCGTTCTCGCCCCGGCCGACCTTGCCGTACTCCAGCCGGGCGGCGTCCGCGTACTCGAGTGCGCCGGTGTAGGCGTCCCGGCGTTCGTCCTCCCGGGCCATCAGCACGGCCTGCCGATGGCCCGCGGTG
This sequence is a window from Cryptosporangium phraense. Protein-coding genes within it:
- a CDS encoding NUDIX hydrolase, producing MDEAIARRAARVLVLDGSRVLLFRCISAHRPEDGPWWITPGGGLEADEDVRTGAVRELQEETGLLVDPADFEGPVFEEEISYPTTNGTQRQRQQYFVLRRAEFEIDRGAQTDWEREFMGEARWWTSTELRATPETVYPPNLADLLDGLEADLLDGLEKEA
- a CDS encoding ribonuclease HII, which produces MLVPPRAVVRRDGGLYALERTLRRRGFARVAGADEAGRGACAGPLVVAAAILPPGPRGEVPGLADSKLLTPAARERVYDEVLKRAEAFSVVVVPPGEVDSRGLHRSNIDAMRRSVEQLSVRPDYMLTDGFSVAGLGLPGLAVWKGDRVAACIAAASVLAKVTRDRIMTELHETYPCYDFAQHKGYVTASHAEALALHGPCPEHRMSYANVAAVGRGAGALVPVAVSHNGLVEDEV
- a CDS encoding DUF2469 domain-containing protein, giving the protein MSAEDLEKYETEMELQLYREYRDIVRQFSYVVETERRFYLANSVDLQVRNADGEVYFEVAMSDAWVWDMYRPARFVKNVRVVTFKDVNVEELDKPDISLPGGGSFGS